The window GTCCGACGACGAACCACGCGGTCATTCGGCGGCGGCTTCGCCCAGCCGCCGGATATTCTCCATGTGGCGCGACCGGCTGATCGGATAATAGGCAAGGCAGATGATCGCGATCGTGGTCGCGACCGACAGCGTGACGATATAGATGGTCGCCAGCCCCGAAAGCGCGTCGGCGTCGACCTGGCCGGGCTGGGCATTGTCGGGGAAACCGACGAAGGCCAGCAGCAGCCCCGCGAGCATGATCCCCATGCCCGATATCGCCTTGTTGACCATGGTGGCGGCGGAAAACAGCAGGCCTTCGGAACGGCGCCCGGTCTCGAGCTGGATTTGGTCGGTCACGTCGGCGACCATCGACACCGCCAATATGCCGCCGGCGATCGTCGTCATCATATAAAAGGCGAATTGGCCCATCAGCAGCCACAGCAGCAGCGGGTCGCCATTGCACGGAAACAGACCGGCGAGGCGCAGCGCCAGCGGCAATACGCTCGACACCAGCCCTAGCCCGAACATCAGCATCGCCGCGGGCTTCTTGCCGAAGCGCGCCGACAGCGGCAGCACGACGACGAAGGCGAGCAGGATGCCGACAACCGCGGTCGACGCGACGGTGGCGATCTGGCTGGCGCTGAGTTCCCAGAAATAGGTCGAGAAATAGACCGACAGCGACAGGCTGAGCCCCGACGCCACCGCAAAGAACAGGCTGGCGAGCAGGATCGAGATATAGGCCGGATGCACCAGCACCCCCAGCATTTCGCGCAGCATCCGTCCGATCGGAACCTTGACGGCTGGCGGCGGCGGCGGGCGTTTCAGCACCTCCTTCTGCGTCCCCAGCGACGAGATCAGCACCGACAGCATCATGATCGCCGCCGCCACCCAGGCATAGGTGACATAACCGCCGGCGTTGAGGTGACCGACCGGCTGCGCCGCCGTCGGTTGCAGGAAATAGCCGAAGGTCACGACCGTCATCGCGATGCCGCCGCACACGCCGAAGAAAAAGCGCGCCGCGACCAGCTTGGTGCGCTCGTCATAGTCGCTGGTGAATTCGGCGAGCAGCGCGGTCGACGGAATTTCATACAGGCTGATCGAAAAGCGCACGAGGATCGCGGTGGCGACGAGCCACGCGAACTGCGCCCCCCGCGCCATCTCGGGCGGCATCCAGAGCAGCAGGTAGAAGAGCGCGATGGGCAGCGCTGCCGCATACATGAAGGGGTGCCGCCGCCCCCAGCGGGTGCGGACATTGTCCGAATATTGTCCCAGCAGCGGATCGAACAGCGCATCGGCGATCATCGCGATCATGATCGCCGATCCGACCCAGGCCGCCGGAAGCCCGACGACCTGGTTGTAGAACAGCATCAACAGCGCGTTGAAACCATGATCCTTGATCCCGAAGGCGATCGTGCCCGACCCATAGAGCAGCCGCGTCTTCAGCGGCAGCGTATCGGCAGGGCGTGCGTCGATCTTTCCCACGCGGGCGGCTTACCGGAACCGGAATTCGAGCTGGAGGCCATAGGTTCGCGGCGGCGTGAACGAATAGGATTGCGCGACCGCCAGCGTCGGCGATGAGGCGAGCAAATTGCCCTGCGCGCTGTCATAGCCCTTGCTGTCGAATATATTCTTGACGAAGGCGATCACCCGATACCGGTCGCCGCTGCCGGTCCAGATCGCGCGCAGATCGACCTGATCCCACCCGGGCATCCGGTTGTACGGGCGGTTGAAGATGTTGCTATAGGCCGAACTGCGCAGCACATAATTGCCCGACAGCGACAAGGTGCCCGGCTCGAAGTCGATGCTGTACATCGCATTGAGCGCCAGCTTGTGGCGCGGCGTGTCGGACAATCGGGCGCCGGCGACGCTTTGCGGTTGCTGGCCATTGACCGCCGGACCCGACGGCTGCGCGCCAGGTTGCACCGCCAGCGGATCCTGTCCGTCGACGAAGCAGCACCCGCTGTCGATCCGCGAATTTCCATAACCATAGTTGAACGACAGCTGCAGCGGATCGGCCGGCTGCCAGGCAAGCTCGATCTCGGCGCCATAGCTTTGCGAGCTTTTGAGGTTGAAGAATTGGGTAAGCTGCGCGCCGCCGGGCTGCGACACCGTCAGCGGCACCTGAAGCCCCTGATAGTCGTAATAGAAGC is drawn from Sphingopyxis sp. OPL5 and contains these coding sequences:
- a CDS encoding MFS transporter, translated to MGKIDARPADTLPLKTRLLYGSGTIAFGIKDHGFNALLMLFYNQVVGLPAAWVGSAIMIAMIADALFDPLLGQYSDNVRTRWGRRHPFMYAAALPIALFYLLLWMPPEMARGAQFAWLVATAILVRFSISLYEIPSTALLAEFTSDYDERTKLVAARFFFGVCGGIAMTVVTFGYFLQPTAAQPVGHLNAGGYVTYAWVAAAIMMLSVLISSLGTQKEVLKRPPPPPAVKVPIGRMLREMLGVLVHPAYISILLASLFFAVASGLSLSLSVYFSTYFWELSASQIATVASTAVVGILLAFVVVLPLSARFGKKPAAMLMFGLGLVSSVLPLALRLAGLFPCNGDPLLLWLLMGQFAFYMMTTIAGGILAVSMVADVTDQIQLETGRRSEGLLFSAATMVNKAISGMGIMLAGLLLAFVGFPDNAQPGQVDADALSGLATIYIVTLSVATTIAIICLAYYPISRSRHMENIRRLGEAAAE